Genomic segment of Bacteroidales bacterium:
CTATATCCTTCCATTACATAAAGGTTAAAAACCATTCTGTACCCCTCCGGTAATTTTTGAATCAAATTAAGCAATGTTTTCATGCTAATATTATCATTTGATTCTACTGAAATATTTTCATTATTTATACAATCATCAATATCTAATGTTTGCAAATATTTCAAGTTTTTCTTATAGTAATTAATTGCTGTATTAACAATAATGCGTCTCACCCATCCTTCTAATGAGCCAGCATTTCTAAAATTTTTTAGATTTTGAAAAACTTTTATAAAACCTTCTTGCATTATGTCTTCAGCTTCCATTCTATTTTTTGCATATCTTAAACAAATGCCAAACATACGCGATGAAAATCGCCTATATAATAATTCTTGCGAATCCATCTTACCATTAACGCAATTTTTTACCAACTGCGCATCTGATAAAACATTTTTAGCATTTGTTGTTTTTTTATCAGACATATTATGCAAGCATTTAGTTGCACATAAAAAAGATATATACAAATATACAAAAACTAATTTAAAAAAAATTATCTTTTTATTCTTTTATTTCAATTGTATATTTATAGCCGATTTGATATTCTTTCCCCTTGTTCCGTATTTTATCAATTCCTTTTACAACGAGCCAAATTCCTACAAAATCACCTGATAATCCGCTTGGTATTAAATAAAAAGAAGAAGCTGTAAAAGGAAGACATCCTTGAAACACTAAATAAGTTCCACCCGCCAAAAGAGCAACACCTCCTAATATCATAGCTCCTCCGCCAATTTTATACATTGTACTTTTTTTATTGTAATCGTTTATAAATTGTATTTTATCTATAGAAACGGCTGTTGAGTCAATTTTAATAAAATCTTTACTTATAGAATTAATTTCTCCGCTAACAACACTTGTGTCGCTATAATAAACAATAAGTTTGTCCCCCACAACAAAATCCGTTGTTTTTTGAGGCTTTTTTATTGACGTTAAAACAATTTTTTGATTTTGAGCATTTGCAAAAAATATTACAAAAAATAAACTTGATAAAAATAATAAAATCCTCATAATAAAAGTTTTTACAAAGCTAAAAAAATGTTTTATATAAAATTCTTTTTATTTTGTTTTTTTCTTTTTCTTATATTTGCATAAAGCATTTAAAAATTGAATAGTTTTAGAAGAAGCAAAACGGAGCGATACTCTAATCCTTACAAATGGACAGACTTTAATAGTTTCATTCGTAGAAACAGGCGTCGCTTTTTAATACGCCAAAAGCCAAAAGTTATTTGGTTCACAGGCTTATCAGGTTCTGGAAAATCAACCCTAGCACAAAATTTAAATCAAAAAATTTTAGATAAAGGTTACTTTACAAAAATCTTTGATGAAGAAACTATCAGGCTTGGGCTTTGCTCAGATTTAGGCAATAAACCTGAAGATTATAAAGAAATAGTTAGGCGTACAGCAGAAGTTGCTAAAATGTTTTACGACTCTGGAGTAATTGTTTTATGTAGTGTAATGGCTCCGACAAACGAATTACGAAACATTGCAAAAAACATTATAGGAGAATCTAGTTTTACTGAGATATTTGTTAATTGCCCATTAGAAGTATGCGAACTCCGCGATGTAAAAGGAATTTATAAGAAATACAGGCTGGGATTAACAAATAATGTAAGCGGACTAGACATTCCTTTTGAAAATCCTGATGGCAACTACATTGAAGTTAGGTCTGATTTGTGGGACGTGGATAGATGCACGCAATATTTATTAAGAAATATATTCAGAACAATAAAATTCAAGACAAAGAAAAGAGCTAAAAAATAAATATTTTTTAAACTGTCATTATATCTTTTTCTTTTGAAGCTATTATTTTATCAACGGCTTCTATGTTTTCATCAGTAACAGACTGGATTTCCTTTTCAAGATTTTTCACTTGGTCTTCCGACACATTTTCTTTAGTGAGTTTTCTAGCACTTTCAATTACATTTCTGCGAACATTACGAATTGCAACCTTAGCATTTTCGCCTTCAGCTTTCACTTTTTTCACCATTTCTTTTCGGCGTTCTTCTGTAAGTGGCGGAATATTTATACGAATAATTTCTCCATTAT
This window contains:
- a CDS encoding sigma-70 family RNA polymerase sigma factor; translated protein: MSDKKTTNAKNVLSDAQLVKNCVNGKMDSQELLYRRFSSRMFGICLRYAKNRMEAEDIMQEGFIKVFQNLKNFRNAGSLEGWVRRIIVNTAINYYKKNLKYLQTLDIDDCINNENISVESNDNISMKTLLNLIQKLPEGYRMVFNLYVMEGY
- the cysC gene encoding adenylyl-sulfate kinase, with the translated sequence MNSFRRSKTERYSNPYKWTDFNSFIRRNRRRFLIRQKPKVIWFTGLSGSGKSTLAQNLNQKILDKGYFTKIFDEETIRLGLCSDLGNKPEDYKEIVRRTAEVAKMFYDSGVIVLCSVMAPTNELRNIAKNIIGESSFTEIFVNCPLEVCELRDVKGIYKKYRLGLTNNVSGLDIPFENPDGNYIEVRSDLWDVDRCTQYLLRNIFRTIKFKTKKRAKK